In a single window of the Xylanimonas protaetiae genome:
- a CDS encoding ABC transporter ATP-binding protein: MRPLPLPDPGTPPLTGPWALLGWLARQQARTLAASLTCGVVVFGVQAFQPYLVGRVVDSATAGGLDAETWRWAVLLLVLGAAMAGVSVLGHRFDVRNWMEGAYRSSQLVSRTVSRSGHAISAELPTGEVVASIANDVHRMGDLFAMSAQFVGSLVAYAVTTALMLQASVQLGVVVALGLPVVAVILAFLVKPLQKRQAAQREASGRLTTLGADTVSGLRILRGIGGESVFSARYRAQSQKVRAAGVQVAGMQSWLDALQVVLPGLFTVAVVYLGALSAVRGEITAGQLVSFFGFAAFLSWPVQLAIQFLKVATNAHVSAGKVVKVLRVVPATGAAPATAEPPATGAVLHDEATGVALAPGRVVALVAADPDESAAVALRLGRFDDDAEAATPVTLGGVRLSSLPKEHLRRRIVVAEATPTIFSGRLDVELDSRSRAELADLERALHVADAHDVLESMPGGLTGELPEKGRSLSGGQRQRVALARALLTDPEILVLVEPTSAVDAHTEARIAARLADDRRGRTTLIVTASPLVLDHVDEVLFLEGGRVVTSGTHRALLDRRPDDDTDDDARDGAGAAAARYRAVVGRSLDADSAASPDADSAESPDDPERARGAVRHRSVDALEARS; encoded by the coding sequence GTGCGACCCCTCCCCCTGCCCGACCCGGGCACCCCGCCGCTCACCGGGCCGTGGGCCCTGCTCGGCTGGCTCGCCCGCCAGCAGGCCCGGACGCTGGCGGCCTCGCTGACGTGCGGTGTCGTCGTCTTCGGCGTCCAGGCGTTCCAGCCGTACCTGGTCGGGCGGGTCGTGGACTCGGCGACCGCGGGCGGGCTCGACGCCGAGACGTGGCGCTGGGCGGTCCTCCTGCTCGTCCTGGGCGCGGCCATGGCCGGGGTGTCGGTGCTCGGGCACCGGTTCGACGTGCGCAACTGGATGGAGGGGGCGTACCGCTCCTCGCAGCTCGTCTCGCGCACCGTGTCCCGCTCGGGGCACGCGATCTCGGCGGAGCTGCCGACGGGCGAGGTCGTGGCCTCGATCGCGAACGACGTCCACCGCATGGGTGACCTGTTCGCCATGTCCGCGCAGTTCGTCGGGTCGCTGGTCGCGTACGCCGTCACCACGGCGCTGATGCTCCAGGCGTCGGTGCAGCTCGGCGTCGTCGTCGCGCTCGGCCTGCCGGTGGTGGCGGTGATCCTCGCGTTCCTCGTCAAGCCGCTCCAGAAGCGGCAGGCGGCCCAGCGCGAGGCCTCCGGGCGCCTGACGACGCTGGGCGCCGACACCGTCTCCGGGCTGCGGATCCTGCGCGGCATCGGCGGCGAGTCGGTGTTCTCGGCCCGCTACCGCGCGCAGTCGCAGAAGGTGCGTGCCGCCGGGGTCCAGGTGGCCGGGATGCAGTCGTGGCTCGACGCGCTCCAGGTGGTGCTGCCCGGGCTGTTCACGGTCGCCGTCGTGTACCTCGGCGCGCTGTCCGCGGTGCGCGGCGAGATCACCGCGGGGCAGCTCGTGTCGTTCTTCGGGTTCGCGGCGTTCCTCAGCTGGCCGGTGCAGCTCGCGATCCAGTTCCTCAAGGTCGCCACGAACGCGCACGTCTCCGCCGGCAAGGTGGTCAAGGTGCTGCGCGTGGTCCCCGCGACGGGTGCCGCGCCCGCCACGGCCGAGCCGCCCGCCACCGGAGCCGTCCTGCACGATGAGGCGACAGGCGTCGCGCTCGCCCCCGGCCGCGTCGTCGCGCTGGTCGCGGCCGACCCCGACGAGTCCGCCGCCGTCGCCCTGCGCCTCGGCCGGTTCGACGACGACGCCGAGGCCGCGACGCCCGTGACTCTCGGCGGGGTGCGGCTGTCGTCGCTGCCCAAGGAGCACCTGCGCCGCCGCATCGTCGTCGCGGAAGCGACGCCGACCATCTTCTCCGGGCGCCTCGACGTCGAGCTCGACTCCCGGTCGCGGGCGGAGCTCGCCGACCTGGAGCGGGCCCTGCACGTGGCCGACGCGCACGACGTCCTCGAGTCCATGCCCGGCGGCCTCACGGGCGAGCTGCCCGAGAAGGGCCGCTCCCTGTCGGGCGGCCAGCGGCAGCGCGTCGCGCTCGCGCGCGCCCTGCTCACCGACCCCGAGATCCTCGTGCTGGTCGAGCCCACGAGCGCCGTCGACGCCCACACCGAGGCCCGCATCGCCGCCCGCCTCGCCGACGACCGCCGCGGCCGCACCACCCTGATCGTCACCGCGAGCCCGCTCGTGCTCGACCACGTGGACGAGGTCCTGTTCCTGGAGGGCGGCCGCGTGGTCACGTCGGGCACGCACCGCGCCCTGCTCGACCGTCGGCCCGACGACGACACCGACGACGATGCGCGCGACGGGGCCGGCGCGGCGGCGGCACGCTACCGCGCCGTCGTCGGGCGGTCCTTGGATGCGGACTCGGCCGCGTCTCCGGACGCCGACTCGGCCGAGTCGCCGGACGATCCTGAACGAGCCCGCGGCGCCGTCCGCCACCGGTCCGTCGATGCGCTGGAGGCGCGGTCATGA
- a CDS encoding ABC transporter ATP-binding protein, with translation MSSPVMLTMRAVTRVHGSGAAEVHALRGVDLAVAMGELVAVMGPSGSGKSTLLHLAGGLDTPTSGTVQVGRDDVGALDAQGRARLRRKHVGYVFQDLNLIPALTALENVTLPLELDGASARKARAAGTAALAEVGLDDLADRFPDDMSGGQAQRVAIARALVGPRRLVLADEPTGALDSVTGEAVMRVLRARVDTGAAGLLVTHDARHAAWADRIVFLRDGLVVDETGSSAGAETLLDGAAR, from the coding sequence ATGTCCTCCCCCGTCATGCTCACGATGCGCGCCGTCACCCGCGTCCACGGGTCCGGCGCCGCCGAGGTCCACGCCCTGCGCGGCGTCGACCTCGCCGTCGCCATGGGCGAGCTCGTCGCCGTCATGGGCCCCTCCGGCTCCGGCAAGTCCACCCTGCTGCACCTCGCCGGCGGCCTCGACACCCCCACGTCGGGCACCGTGCAGGTCGGACGCGACGACGTCGGCGCCCTCGACGCCCAGGGCCGCGCCCGGCTGCGACGCAAGCACGTCGGGTACGTGTTCCAGGACCTCAACCTGATCCCCGCCCTGACCGCGCTGGAGAACGTCACCCTGCCCCTCGAGCTCGACGGCGCGTCCGCCCGCAAGGCACGTGCCGCCGGGACCGCCGCGCTCGCCGAGGTCGGCCTCGACGACCTCGCCGACCGGTTCCCCGACGACATGTCGGGCGGCCAGGCCCAACGCGTCGCCATCGCGCGGGCGCTCGTCGGCCCGCGACGCCTGGTCCTCGCCGACGAACCCACCGGGGCGCTCGACTCCGTGACCGGCGAGGCCGTCATGCGCGTCCTGCGCGCCCGCGTCGACACCGGCGCCGCCGGGCTGCTCGTCACGCACGACGCCCGCCACGCCGCCTGGGCCGACCGCATCGTGTTCCTGCGCGACGGACTCGTCGTCGACGAGACCGGGTCCTCCGCCGGAGCGGAGACGCTCCTCGACGGGGCGGCACGCTGA
- the guaA gene encoding glutamine-hydrolyzing GMP synthase, with protein sequence MTLVTSPAAPRPVLVVDFGAQYAQLIARRVREAKVYSEVVPHSMSVADMLAKDPAAIILSGGPSSVYADGAPSVDPALFRAGVPVMGICYGFQVMAQALGGDVAKTGLSEFGGTQVDVCESGVLLANTPSQQSAWMSHGDSVHRAPEGFRVLATTAGAPVAAFENREQRLFGVQWHPEVKHSEHGQSVLEHFLYDGAGLAPDWTPSSIVDDQVALIREQVGSARVICALSGGVDSAVAAALVQKAVGDQLTCVHVDHGLMRAGEVEQIERDFVASTGVRLIVRDEKERFLGALAGVTDPETKRKIIGREFIRVFEDAQRQIVAEAGEHGEEVKFLVQGTLYPDVVESGGGEGAANIKSHHNVGGLPDDLDFELVEPLRALFKDEVRAVGRELGIPEEIVGRQPFPGPGLGIRIIGEVTEHNLDILRRADAIAREELTKAGLDGEIWQCPVVLLADVRSVGVQGDGRTYGHPVVLRPVSSEDAMTADWTRLPYETLAVISTRITNEVREVNRVVLDVTSKPPATIEWE encoded by the coding sequence ATGACCCTTGTGACGTCCCCTGCCGCACCCCGCCCGGTCCTCGTCGTCGACTTCGGCGCCCAGTACGCCCAGCTCATCGCGCGCCGCGTGCGCGAGGCGAAGGTGTACTCCGAGGTCGTCCCGCACAGCATGTCCGTCGCGGACATGCTCGCGAAGGACCCGGCCGCGATCATCCTCAGCGGCGGCCCGTCCTCCGTGTACGCCGACGGCGCCCCCTCGGTCGACCCGGCGCTGTTCCGCGCCGGCGTCCCGGTCATGGGCATCTGCTACGGCTTCCAGGTCATGGCCCAGGCGCTCGGCGGCGACGTCGCCAAGACGGGCCTCTCCGAGTTCGGCGGCACGCAGGTCGACGTCTGCGAGTCCGGCGTGCTGCTCGCGAACACGCCCTCGCAGCAGTCCGCGTGGATGAGCCACGGCGACTCCGTGCACCGCGCCCCCGAGGGCTTCCGCGTGCTCGCGACGACGGCTGGCGCACCCGTCGCGGCGTTCGAGAACCGCGAGCAGCGCCTCTTCGGCGTGCAGTGGCACCCCGAGGTCAAGCACTCCGAGCACGGCCAGAGCGTGCTCGAGCACTTCCTGTACGACGGCGCCGGGCTGGCTCCCGACTGGACGCCGTCGTCGATCGTCGACGACCAGGTCGCGCTGATCCGCGAGCAGGTGGGCAGCGCCCGCGTCATCTGCGCGCTCTCCGGCGGCGTCGACTCCGCCGTCGCGGCCGCGCTCGTGCAGAAGGCCGTGGGCGACCAGCTCACGTGCGTGCACGTCGACCACGGCCTCATGCGCGCCGGCGAGGTCGAGCAGATCGAGCGCGACTTCGTCGCCTCGACCGGCGTGCGCCTCATCGTCCGCGACGAGAAGGAGCGCTTCCTCGGCGCGCTCGCCGGCGTGACCGACCCCGAGACCAAGCGCAAGATCATCGGCCGCGAGTTCATCCGCGTGTTCGAGGACGCGCAGCGCCAGATCGTCGCCGAGGCCGGGGAGCACGGCGAGGAGGTCAAGTTCCTCGTGCAGGGCACCCTGTACCCCGACGTCGTCGAGTCGGGCGGCGGCGAGGGCGCGGCGAACATCAAGTCGCACCACAACGTCGGCGGCCTGCCCGACGACCTCGACTTCGAGCTCGTCGAGCCGCTGCGCGCGCTGTTCAAGGACGAGGTCCGCGCCGTCGGGCGCGAGCTCGGCATCCCCGAGGAGATCGTCGGCCGCCAGCCGTTCCCCGGCCCCGGCCTGGGCATCCGCATCATCGGCGAGGTCACCGAGCACAACCTCGACATCCTGCGCCGCGCCGACGCCATCGCCCGCGAGGAGCTCACCAAGGCGGGGCTCGACGGCGAGATCTGGCAGTGCCCCGTGGTGCTGCTCGCCGACGTGCGCTCCGTGGGCGTCCAGGGCGACGGCCGCACCTACGGCCACCCGGTGGTGCTGCGCCCCGTGTCGTCCGAGGACGCGATGACGGCCGACTGGACCCGGCTGCCCTACGAGACGCTCGCCGTCATCTCGACGCGCATCACCAACGAGGTGCGGGAGGTCAACCGTGTGGTCCTCGACGTGACGTCGAAGCCGCCGGCCACCATCGAGTGGGAGTGA
- a CDS encoding nucleotidyltransferase family protein, which produces MLAERAGRANLYRLNRDHLAAPAAEILAGMRTEFLSRLREAVDGWAVPALAVALFGSVARGEATTESDVDLLVVRPGGTTDDDPVWSDQVTGLERSVLAWSGNRAAVLDVSVDDLTDLVRRDAPVLTSLRDDAIDITPRRIRSLLVGSAR; this is translated from the coding sequence GTGCTGGCCGAGAGGGCGGGCCGGGCGAACCTCTACCGGCTCAACCGCGACCACCTGGCCGCGCCGGCCGCCGAGATCCTGGCCGGGATGCGCACGGAGTTCCTCTCGCGCCTGCGCGAGGCCGTGGACGGTTGGGCCGTCCCGGCTCTCGCCGTCGCACTGTTCGGGTCCGTCGCCCGTGGCGAGGCCACCACGGAGTCCGACGTCGACCTGCTCGTCGTGCGACCCGGTGGCACGACCGACGACGACCCGGTCTGGTCCGACCAGGTCACCGGGCTCGAACGGTCCGTCCTGGCGTGGAGCGGCAACCGGGCCGCCGTCCTCGACGTGTCCGTGGACGACCTGACCGACCTCGTGCGTCGCGACGCACCCGTCCTGACGTCGTTGCGGGACGACGCCATCGACATCACGCCGAGGCGCATCCGCAGCCTTCTCGTCGGGAGCGCGCGATGA
- a CDS encoding PadR family transcriptional regulator, translating into MSIRQGFLALLSEQPMGGYQLRQEFEARTGGTWPLNIGQAYTTLQRLERDGLVEPVPDDAAPATSPKGGPNPERYRLTEAGRAEATAWWQRPVERNAPARDELAIKLALAVTVHGVDIGAVVQRQRTETLRALRDYTRLKRDATTDGPGLAWSLVLDSLIFAAEAEVRWLDHVETAVLRASHTRPGSAPVAAVETPRPTDTKAGR; encoded by the coding sequence ATGTCGATCAGGCAAGGCTTCCTCGCACTGCTCTCGGAGCAGCCGATGGGCGGCTACCAGCTCCGCCAGGAGTTCGAGGCCCGCACGGGCGGCACGTGGCCGCTCAACATCGGGCAGGCGTACACCACCCTGCAACGCCTGGAACGCGACGGGCTCGTCGAGCCCGTGCCCGACGACGCGGCCCCGGCCACGTCACCGAAGGGCGGGCCGAACCCCGAGCGGTACCGGCTGACCGAGGCGGGCCGGGCGGAGGCGACCGCCTGGTGGCAGCGCCCCGTCGAGCGCAACGCCCCCGCGCGCGACGAGCTCGCCATCAAGCTCGCGCTGGCCGTGACCGTCCACGGCGTCGACATCGGCGCCGTCGTGCAACGCCAACGCACCGAGACCCTGCGCGCACTGCGCGACTACACCCGCCTCAAGCGCGACGCGACCACCGACGGGCCCGGGCTCGCCTGGTCCCTGGTGCTGGACTCCCTGATCTTCGCCGCCGAGGCCGAGGTCCGCTGGCTCGACCACGTCGAGACCGCCGTCCTTCGCGCGTCGCACACCCGCCCGGGCTCCGCACCCGTCGCGGCCGTCGAGACACCCCGTCCCACCGACACGAAGGCAGGCCGCTGA
- a CDS encoding DUF3817 domain-containing protein, whose amino-acid sequence MTEVSSAQAATAIRKARGALARYRVMAIVTGVMLLLLTAWCIVKYPVGEWQWFGNHDVAAFVDATWIVAPVHGWVYVVYLVTVLHLWSTMRWGYGRLVTMVLAGVVPVMSFVVERRVHADGQAKLDALAQRYDVTTA is encoded by the coding sequence GTGACCGAGGTTTCCAGCGCGCAGGCCGCTACCGCCATCCGCAAGGCTCGGGGCGCCCTCGCCCGCTACCGCGTGATGGCGATCGTCACCGGTGTGATGCTGCTGCTCCTGACGGCGTGGTGCATCGTCAAGTACCCGGTCGGGGAGTGGCAGTGGTTCGGCAACCACGACGTGGCGGCGTTCGTCGACGCGACCTGGATCGTCGCCCCCGTGCACGGCTGGGTCTACGTCGTGTACCTCGTCACGGTGCTGCACCTGTGGTCGACCATGCGCTGGGGCTACGGCCGTCTCGTCACGATGGTGCTCGCCGGCGTCGTCCCCGTGATGTCGTTCGTGGTGGAGCGCCGTGTGCACGCCGACGGCCAGGCGAAGCTCGACGCGCTCGCGCAGCGCTACGACGTCACGACAGCCTGA
- a CDS encoding aromatic ring-opening dioxygenase LigA, giving the protein MSSTVTVRPTRGVRGIGLFTIIAGVVMIVAGILVWILVATQLSNEKITVSGDAPFLGGMFQGDAVRGPLTAFAQADIINQHALNSTDGQTYAQLAQDDPRRDTVMTASFLRASLFTSVVSFGICVLVIALGVLFLLVGSALRRLADGPEITVAGAQTAGLVSDADVYGRHSGPATRAAEPDRPVDDDGRPPA; this is encoded by the coding sequence ATGTCGAGCACGGTCACAGTTCGGCCGACCCGCGGCGTTCGCGGGATCGGGTTGTTCACCATCATCGCGGGCGTCGTGATGATCGTCGCGGGGATCCTCGTGTGGATCCTGGTCGCCACGCAGCTGTCCAACGAGAAGATCACCGTGTCGGGCGACGCCCCCTTCCTGGGCGGCATGTTCCAGGGTGACGCCGTCCGAGGCCCGCTCACCGCGTTCGCGCAGGCGGACATCATCAACCAGCACGCCCTCAACTCGACCGACGGGCAGACCTACGCCCAGCTCGCGCAGGACGACCCCCGTCGCGACACCGTCATGACGGCGTCGTTCCTGCGCGCGTCGCTCTTCACGTCCGTCGTGTCGTTCGGCATCTGCGTGCTCGTCATCGCGCTCGGTGTCCTGTTCCTGCTGGTCGGCAGCGCGTTGCGCCGCCTTGCCGACGGCCCGGAGATCACCGTGGCCGGCGCCCAGACCGCCGGCCTCGTCTCCGACGCCGACGTCTACGGCCGCCACTCCGGCCCGGCGACGCGGGCGGCGGAGCCGGACCGGCCCGTCGACGACGACGGCAGGCCCCCCGCCTGA
- a CDS encoding ABC transporter permease yields the protein MPSPSRATLRTDTDEPRRGPGARFRGRWRVALRYGARDARRHKGRTALVAVMVALPVAVGSFAATALWSLSYAPEIKIRTELGSEFTAGLSFQGPGYLQAPDGSTGLGVEQRGPVAVADLEAGVSAALPAGSTLHRAAKAQLGVVGTDRRLSGTALQLDLEFPEAAAAFPVRDGALPQDGEVAITASMARQIGISLGDEVTLTPNRLAADQTTRTATVSGLLKNTQVIDASILLPATGPLVAPTDVGDTAADGQGGTQPEPRWFVTGDAPVTWEDVVAMNKLGVRVVSRAVLSDPPPDEAVPFYDEIPPESLGASVETWGTAAAVVAIALLEAVLLIGPSFAVSARRSARSLAIVAANGGTVRTLRAVVLGTGIVIGVLAALGGAVLGLAGTTVLVSVLADGFVLPVVPWLPVLAIVVVGVLLAAAGAWLPARGASKADVVAVLAGRRGETTHRRGPAVVGAVLAAAGFGGALAAGVAGQAMLLAAGIVVGQIGLVLACGGIVALLGRVAGRLPLSWRFALRDAARNRSRTAPAIAAVLVACAGASAGLVYSYSQALYDYRNQSIEARPGTLMIAPEAWPSPGNRLTTFDETIVAKVSELVADVIPDAGDLTPVRVLRTPGDAETVRRVDLVLALTDMQGPGMSSGPGGILGPVVDDGALVDVFAIPDADAAKDALRDGRLVTSPWGLAPDGTARLSELGVDSATDTPIDDGREVTAQGTAVGELVGPSILSLPLVPPQVAEANDLPVSVGGLVATPSATPSRAQVETLQSRLDDVYGETEWGGCIVCVGVAEPPQLTSGWLTTLLILGGTGLLALAAAWIAAALAATEARPDLATLAAVGAAPTTRKRIVAAQAGTIVVIGAVLGLTSGIAVGAAFVLQSRFRYLEDPTWSVVVPWLPIAVAVVALPLVAVGAAWLVTRGRLALTRRVAG from the coding sequence GTGCCCTCGCCCTCCCGCGCGACACTCCGCACCGACACCGACGAGCCACGCCGCGGCCCCGGTGCCCGCTTCCGCGGCCGCTGGCGCGTCGCACTGCGCTACGGCGCGCGCGACGCCCGCCGCCACAAGGGCCGCACGGCGCTGGTCGCGGTCATGGTGGCGCTGCCGGTCGCGGTCGGGTCGTTCGCGGCGACGGCCCTGTGGTCGCTGTCGTACGCGCCGGAGATCAAGATCCGCACCGAGCTCGGGAGCGAGTTCACCGCAGGGCTCAGCTTCCAGGGGCCTGGCTACCTGCAGGCCCCGGACGGCTCGACCGGCCTGGGCGTCGAACAGCGTGGACCGGTCGCCGTCGCCGACCTCGAGGCGGGAGTGTCTGCGGCCTTGCCGGCGGGTTCGACCCTGCACCGGGCGGCGAAGGCGCAGCTCGGCGTCGTCGGCACCGACCGGCGACTCAGCGGCACCGCCCTGCAGCTCGACCTGGAGTTCCCCGAGGCCGCCGCCGCCTTCCCCGTGCGGGACGGCGCGCTCCCCCAGGACGGCGAGGTCGCGATCACCGCGTCGATGGCCAGGCAGATCGGCATCTCCCTCGGGGACGAGGTCACCCTGACGCCGAACCGTCTCGCAGCCGACCAGACCACCCGCACCGCCACCGTCTCGGGCCTCCTCAAGAACACGCAGGTGATCGACGCGTCGATCCTGCTCCCGGCCACCGGTCCGCTCGTGGCCCCCACCGACGTGGGCGACACCGCGGCCGACGGCCAGGGCGGCACCCAGCCCGAACCCCGCTGGTTCGTGACCGGCGACGCACCCGTCACCTGGGAAGACGTCGTGGCGATGAACAAACTCGGCGTCAGGGTGGTGAGCCGCGCCGTCCTCTCCGACCCGCCGCCGGACGAGGCCGTGCCGTTCTACGACGAGATACCGCCCGAGAGTCTCGGCGCCAGCGTCGAGACGTGGGGCACCGCGGCGGCCGTCGTCGCGATCGCGCTGCTCGAGGCCGTGCTGCTCATCGGGCCGTCGTTCGCGGTGAGCGCCCGCCGCTCGGCCCGCTCGCTCGCGATCGTCGCCGCCAACGGCGGCACGGTCCGTACGCTACGCGCCGTAGTGCTCGGCACGGGCATCGTCATCGGTGTGCTCGCCGCGCTCGGCGGGGCGGTGCTCGGCCTCGCCGGGACGACGGTGCTGGTCTCCGTCCTGGCCGACGGCTTCGTGCTTCCCGTGGTCCCGTGGCTGCCGGTGCTGGCGATCGTCGTCGTCGGCGTGCTGCTCGCGGCGGCCGGGGCGTGGCTGCCCGCCCGTGGCGCGTCGAAGGCCGACGTCGTCGCCGTCCTCGCGGGCCGCCGGGGTGAGACCACACACCGGCGTGGGCCCGCCGTCGTCGGCGCGGTGCTCGCGGCGGCAGGTTTCGGGGGCGCGCTCGCGGCCGGCGTCGCCGGGCAGGCCATGCTCCTCGCGGCCGGCATCGTCGTGGGCCAGATCGGGTTGGTGCTCGCGTGCGGCGGCATCGTCGCGCTGCTCGGCCGCGTCGCCGGGCGCCTACCGCTGTCGTGGCGGTTCGCGCTGCGCGACGCCGCTCGCAACCGCTCGCGCACCGCGCCCGCCATCGCGGCCGTGCTCGTGGCGTGCGCGGGCGCGTCGGCCGGGCTGGTCTACTCCTACTCGCAGGCGCTCTACGACTACCGGAACCAGTCGATCGAAGCACGGCCGGGGACGCTGATGATCGCGCCCGAGGCGTGGCCGTCGCCAGGCAACCGGCTCACCACATTCGACGAGACCATCGTGGCGAAGGTGTCCGAGCTGGTCGCCGACGTCATCCCCGATGCCGGAGACCTGACCCCGGTCCGCGTGCTGCGCACCCCGGGCGACGCAGAGACCGTCCGGCGGGTCGACCTGGTCCTGGCGCTCACGGACATGCAAGGCCCGGGTATGTCCTCCGGCCCCGGAGGGATCCTCGGCCCCGTGGTCGACGACGGCGCCCTGGTGGACGTCTTCGCGATCCCGGACGCCGACGCCGCCAAGGACGCGCTGCGTGACGGCAGGCTGGTGACCTCCCCGTGGGGGCTCGCACCTGACGGGACGGCGCGGCTCTCGGAGCTCGGCGTCGACTCCGCGACCGACACGCCGATCGACGACGGTCGCGAGGTCACAGCGCAGGGCACCGCCGTCGGAGAGCTGGTCGGGCCGAGCATCCTGTCGCTCCCGCTGGTCCCGCCGCAGGTCGCCGAGGCCAACGACCTCCCCGTCTCCGTCGGCGGGCTCGTCGCGACGCCTTCGGCCACGCCCTCGCGCGCGCAGGTCGAGACGCTCCAGTCCCGGCTGGACGACGTCTATGGCGAGACCGAATGGGGTGGGTGCATCGTGTGCGTCGGTGTCGCCGAGCCGCCGCAGCTCACCTCGGGATGGCTGACCACCCTGCTCATCCTCGGCGGGACGGGCCTGCTCGCGCTGGCCGCGGCCTGGATCGCGGCGGCCCTCGCCGCCACGGAGGCACGGCCCGACCTGGCGACGCTCGCCGCCGTCGGCGCCGCGCCCACGACGCGCAAGCGGATCGTCGCCGCCCAGGCAGGCACGATCGTCGTCATCGGCGCCGTGCTCGGCCTCACGTCCGGCATCGCGGTCGGAGCGGCATTCGTGCTCCAGAGCCGCTTCCGGTACCTGGAGGACCCGACCTGGTCGGTCGTGGTGCCCTGGCTCCCGATCGCCGTCGCCGTCGTTGCCCTCCCGCTCGTCGCCGTGGGCGCGGCCTGGCTGGTGACGCGAGGCCGCCTGGCGCTCACGCGCCGCGTCGCGGGGTAG